The Anaerobaca lacustris nucleotide sequence CGGTGATGATGAGAATCGTCGCCGCGCCCAGCACCGCCTCACCCACCCAGCCGGATGCGGAGAGCATCTCTCTCGTCAGCCTGGCCGGCAGCAGGAACGCGAGGAACACGCCGATCAGCAGCGCGACAACCGGCTGGCCGGTGAAATCGATCACGCTGACAATCCAGCCTTCGCCCAATGGATAGCTCGGAAGACGGCATACCGACCGCAGCAGGATCAGCACGATCGGCACGAGGATCGGGGCCAGCGACCGCGCCACCGACGGACCGTCGGACGCCGAATCCGTTGCCGCCGAGAGGACGGGCGAATAATCATTCGCCCCTACTTCATCGGACGGCAGCTTGACTCGTGCGGCGATCTTCACGCTGAACAGCCACGAGACCAGCAGCGCCGGAACGCTGACGATCAAACCAAAGAGGATCACCCGCCCGAGGTCGGCTTCCAACATGCCGGCGGCCGCCACGGGACCGGGTGTCGGCGGGACCATTGTATGCGTGGCATAAAGGCCGAGGCTCAAGGCCATCGCCCCGGCCGCCAGCGGGACCCGTGCCTTCGAGGAGAGCGAACGGGCCAGAGGCGCAAGGAGGATGAACCCCGAATCACAGAAGACGGGGATGCTGACGATGTATCCGATAACGCCCATCGCCAGCGGAACGCGTCGGGGGCCGACGACATCGACCGTTCGCTGGGCCAGTCGAGCGGCACCGCCGGATTTCTCCAGGAAGATGCCGATGACCGAGCCGGCCAGGATGACGATGCCAATGGCCCCCAGAGTCTCCCCGAACCCGTCATTGATCGATTTGACGACCCCGGCGAGGGACATCTGCCGACTGAGGATGCCATAGCCGAAGGCGGCGAGCAGTAGCGCCAGAAATGGATGCAGCTTCAGCCGGCTCGTGGCCAACACGATAAACGCAATCGCAACCACGAGCAGCACGATCAGCCACATCGCCGAAAGACCTCCCATTGCTTGCGAAACGCGCGATCAGCGGGCCTGCACGTCGTAACAGAGCAGTTGGTCCTGATCGCGCAGGTACAGCTTCTTGCCGGCCACGACCGGATGAGGCCAGGTCTTGGGCTTGCCGAAGTCCGGCTGCACGAAGCGGCCGGTCTCCTTGTAGCCGTCGGGCGTCGCCTCGATCAGACCGACGACACCGTTGTCCTCGGCGCGAAGGTACAGGCGGCCGTCGGCATAGGTCAGCGAGCCCTTGCCGATCTGCTGCTTCTCGGCCCACTTCAGCTCACCGGTCGCCATCTCCTGGCAGACCCAACCTCTGGCGTCGCAATAGCCGTAGATGTACTCCCCCACCCGCAGCGCGCCACCATGATGGTTCGCCATGCTCCGCTCGGCATAGGCCTGTCTGGCCTGGAAGGCAGCGCCCGCGCGCGAGACCTCAAAGAGGTTGCTTCCGACGCCGTAGCCGCTCGTGACATACACGTGATTGTCCTTGACGATGGGTGTCGGAACCACGGCGGTTCTGCCCCTCCGCTCGGCGCGCCAGAGCACCACGCCGTTCGGAGCGACCCCAACGACGCTCTCGGCGGTCAGTTGGACGTACTGCTTCATCCCGGTGATCTCGGCGCATACGAGCGAGGAATAGTGGGCCGGGTCCTTGAAGTCACCCGTCTGCCACAGGAGGTTGCCCGTCCTCTTGTCGAGGGCAACGATCGCGCCCTTGGACCCGCCGGGCGTGCACACAACCTGATCGCCATCAACCAGCACCGACTCGCTGTAGCCCCATTCGGGCAGCTTGCCGCCGAAATCCTTGACCATGTGCTTTTCCCAGACCTTGGCGCCGTCGCCCGTCCGCAAACAGACCAGTTCGCCGTATTGGCCCATAACATACAACAGGTCGCCATCGACGGTGGGCGTGCCGCGCGGTCCGGCGAAGTTGCCCCAGCCCGGCGCGCCCGCCCGGCCGATCGCCGTGCTCCAGAGAACCTTGCCATCGGCTCGATTCAGGCCGTAGACGTAACAGGTGCGGTTCTTATCGCCCGTGGTGAAGATGCGGTCGCCGACGACCGCAACGCTCGAGAACCCCTCACCGAGCCCCGTGGCCTTCCACAGCAGCGCCGGCCCACCCGCAGGCCACTGCTGGAGCAATCCGGTCTCCGGGGACAGGCCATCACGGTCGGGCCCTCTCCACTGGGACCAGTCGCCGGCCGGGCACAGGGTCGAAATCAGCATCACGGCAGATACACACAGCATCATCGGTCTCAATTGCATCACGCATTCTCCTGTTGTCGTCATTATTGCGGCTGTTTGGCCGGGCCAGTCTACCGGAACCCGAGCCGATCGGCAACCATGGTGTCCGGTACACAGGCGGCCGGGCTCACCGGCGGCCTTTCAACCCTTTGAGGCCTGAGGGACCCAAGGGACCGAAAAGACCTAAGGGACCATCCCTTCGATGCGGTCGTCGGGCAGAGCACGCAGACAATCGGGCCTTACGACGCCATTACAAATTGTGGCGGCTACCGCACAATGGCGGCCGGCGGACGTAGTGTAGACGGACAACGAAACAATGGTATTGCACGTACGTTTCCGATCCAGGATTGGTTCTGGAGGTTTGGGATGCAAGTTCCACTACAGGTTTCGTTCAAGAGTATCCCCCACACCGCCGCAATCGAGGGGTTAATCCGACGCAAAGCCGACAAGCTTGAGAGGGTCTGCGACCATCTGTCGAGCTGTCGCGTGGCCGTCGAGAGGCCCCAGAAACGCCCGGAGGACGGCAATCCCTACCGCGTACGGATTGATATGACCGTCCCGCCGGGACATGAGGTGGTGGTAAAAAACGAGCCGGGGAAGGGTAAGACCCACGACGGGCTCGACGTAGTCATCCGGGACGCCTTCGACACCGCCTCACGCCGGCTGAGAAAGCTCGTTGCGTTGCAGCAGGGCAGACGCAGGGGCGCATCATGATTCGCCCGTAGCGTCCTCGTAGGAGTATGCCGACATAGGGCGAGGCATGCCTGGCCCCTACTCGACGGCGATCTTGAGCACGGCCTTGTGGATGGTTCCTGTGCCGACCAGCGGCGCATGGGCATCGCAAGGGAAGAACACGGCGAACGAGCCGGCCGGGACCACCGTCCAGCGGTCGGGCGCGTCCTTGAAGAACTCGATGTCCTTCTCGGCGTCGTACGGCACGGCCGAGATCACGCAGGTGGATGTGGGTTTCCATCCCATCTCGTCGGCGCCGCCGATGACGTATTGGATGTCGATGTACTTGCGGTGCGCCTCCAGCGGCGCTTCGGCCCGGCTGCGGCCCGGCCCCTTGCTGATCAGGCAGAACAGACGGTCCCCGTCGATCTCGTGACGGCCCTCGGGCAACTGTGCCAGGTCGGCCCGCCGCAGGAACGCGAAGGCCTGCTCGAACAACGGGTGCATGTCACAATAGTTCTCTGCATTCGCGAGACGATCGACGATCATGGTGTCCCGTTCCATTGTCCCTGCCACCTCCTTGTCCGTTGCACAGCCGGCCAGCCCCACCGCCATGCTGCACACAATGACGCAAACCATCCAATCTCTACTCATATCGGTTCTCCCGTAGGGGGCAAATGATGATTCGCCCCACTCGTAGCGCGCTCGTAAGAGCACAAAAAGTAGGGGCGAGGCATGCCTCGCCCTTCCCAACGGGCGGCCCCGATCCCGATACATATCGGAATGGCGCTGCACTCGCCCCCATTATGAGCGAGCCGACCCAGACAGGCAAGACCAAGACTCCGTAAGTGGTAAAGAACAGAGGCTTGGTTGCCATCCGAGGGGAATCTGATATCCTCTGGTGAAACGGAGTACTTGGCACAGGAGGCAGCAATGGACACATCGCGAATTGCTATCGCAGCAGTCCTTACCCTGGTTCTTATCTCCAGCCTGTACGGGGCGACGAGGGTCCAGGTCGTCTCGACGCCGCCGACAGCGCAGACGAACGACTTCTACGTCAGCAACCGGCCGCCCTTGACGCCGGAGCCACTGGTCAAGCTGCCGATCGGGGCGATCAGGCCGGAAGGCTGGGTCCGCCGACAGCTCGAACTCCAGGCCGACGGCTTCGTGGGGCATCTGGGCGAGATCAGCCAGTTCCTTCGCAAAGACGGCAATGCCTGGCTTTCGCCCGAAGGCGAGGGCCACAGCCCTTGGGAGGAGTTACCCTACTGGCTCAAGGGCTTCGGCGACATGGGTTACGTCCTGGGCGACGAGCGGATCATCGACGAAGCCAAGGTTTGGATCGAGGCGACCATCGCCAGCCGGCAACCCGATGGCTGGTTCGGACCGCTCGCCAACAAGGCCGGCGGCCGCGCGGAAGGCAAGGTCCCCGACCTGTGGCCCCACATGGTCATGCTCAACGCCCTTCAGAGCTACTATGAGTTCACACAGGACGCCCGCGTCATCGACCTGATGACAGAGTACTTCAAATGGGAGCTGGCGGTCCCGGACGAGCGGTTCCTGCCGCCCTTCTGGCAACAGCAGCGGGCCGGCGACAACCTCGCCAGCGTCCACTGGCTGTACAACCGCACGGGCGAGGCATTCCTGCTGGAGCTGGGCGAGAAGATCCATCGCAACATGGCGCGGTGGGATGAGACGGTCGCCAGTTGGCACAACGTCAATATCGCCGAGTGCTTCCGCGCCCCGGCCACGTTCTATCAGCAGTCGCACGACCGGCACCATCTCCTGGCGGCCGAGCGCAACTATGCGATGGTCTGGGGCGTCTACGGCGAGGTCCCGGGCGGCATGTTCGGTGGCGACGAGAACTGCCGCAAGGGCTACCACGGCCCGCGTCAGGCAATCGAGACCTGCGCTTCAGTCGAGTTCATGCTCTCCTGCGAGATGCTGCTGAAGATCACCGGCGACCTGAAGTGGGCCGACCGCTGCGAAGACGTCGCGTTCAATACGTTTCCGCCCTCGATGACGGCGGATCTGAAGGCATTGCACTATCTGACCAGCCCGAACGCCTGCCAGCTCGACCACGCAAACAAGGCGCCTGGAATCCAGAACGGCGGCGAGATGCTCTCGTACAATCCGCACAGCTACCGCTGCTGCCAGCACAACGTCGCGCACGGCTGGCCGTACTACGCCCAGCACCTGTGGATGGCGACGCCCGACAACGGCCTGGCCGCCGTGCTGTACGCCGCCTCGGAAGTGACCGTCAAAGTCGGAGCGGGCGACGAGGTCACGATCCGCGCACAGACGCGGTATCCTTTCGAGGACACCATTCGCCTGACGATCGGTGCGAAGAAGCCAGCCCAGTTCCCACTGTATCTGCGCGTGCCCGGCTGGTGCGAAGGCGCGGCCGTGAAGATCAACGGCAAGCGGATCGAGGTCCACGCCCGGCCACAGTCGTATATCGTGCTCGACGGCCTGTGGAAGCAGGATGACAAGATCGAGCTGACGCTGCCAATGACCATCGGCCTTCGCTACTGGCCGAGAAACGGCGACTGCGTCTCGGTCGATCGCGGACCCCTGACCTACTCGCTCAAGATCGCCGAGAAATACGTTCGCTACGGCGGCACCGACACGTGGCCCGCCTTCGACGTCTTCCCGACCAGCGACTGGAACTACGGTCTTGTCATCGACCCGGCCAGACCTGTCGCGGCCCAGTTCCAGGTCAGGGAGAAACGCTGGCCGGCGGACGATCAGCCGTTCGAGACGAACGCCGCCCCGATCGAAATGACGGCCAAGGCCCGGAAGATCCCGAACTGGCAGGCGGACCGGCGCGGGCTGATCGATGAGGTGCAGCAGAGTCCGGTCCGATCCGACGAGCGCACCGAGACGGTGACACTGATCCCGATGGGCTGCGCGCGATTGCGCATCAGCGCGTTCCCCTGGATCGGCGACGGTCCCGATGCCACCGAGTGGACGCTGCCGTCGACGGAGGGCGTGGGCAAGATCCCGGCCAAAGCGTCACACTGCAACGATGCCGATACGGTCACGGCGCTGAGCGACGAGAAGCTGCCGGCCCATTCCAATGACCACGACATCCCCCGCTTCACGTGGTGGCCACGCCGGGGCACCACCGAGTGGGTCCAGTACGATCT carries:
- a CDS encoding GntP family permease → MWLIVLLVVAIAFIVLATSRLKLHPFLALLLAAFGYGILSRQMSLAGVVKSINDGFGETLGAIGIVILAGSVIGIFLEKSGGAARLAQRTVDVVGPRRVPLAMGVIGYIVSIPVFCDSGFILLAPLARSLSSKARVPLAAGAMALSLGLYATHTMVPPTPGPVAAAGMLEADLGRVILFGLIVSVPALLVSWLFSVKIAARVKLPSDEVGANDYSPVLSAATDSASDGPSVARSLAPILVPIVLILLRSVCRLPSYPLGEGWIVSVIDFTGQPVVALLIGVFLAFLLPARLTREMLSASGWVGEAVLGAATILIITGCGGAFGKVLRESNIATVVSQLLGDGAGSWGLWLPFVLAAAIKSAQGSSTVAMITTAGIAAPMLEPLGLATPTGRALAVVAIGAGSMVVSHVNDSYFWIVTQLCKMTVRQGYKLQTFGTLVQGLVAAGTVWIVGAIVL
- a CDS encoding PQQ-binding-like beta-propeller repeat protein, which produces MQLRPMMLCVSAVMLISTLCPAGDWSQWRGPDRDGLSPETGLLQQWPAGGPALLWKATGLGEGFSSVAVVGDRIFTTGDKNRTCYVYGLNRADGKVLWSTAIGRAGAPGWGNFAGPRGTPTVDGDLLYVMGQYGELVCLRTGDGAKVWEKHMVKDFGGKLPEWGYSESVLVDGDQVVCTPGGSKGAIVALDKRTGNLLWQTGDFKDPAHYSSLVCAEITGMKQYVQLTAESVVGVAPNGVVLWRAERRGRTAVVPTPIVKDNHVYVTSGYGVGSNLFEVSRAGAAFQARQAYAERSMANHHGGALRVGEYIYGYCDARGWVCQEMATGELKWAEKQQIGKGSLTYADGRLYLRAEDNGVVGLIEATPDGYKETGRFVQPDFGKPKTWPHPVVAGKKLYLRDQDQLLCYDVQAR
- a CDS encoding HPF/RaiA family ribosome-associated protein, translated to MQVPLQVSFKSIPHTAAIEGLIRRKADKLERVCDHLSSCRVAVERPQKRPEDGNPYRVRIDMTVPPGHEVVVKNEPGKGKTHDGLDVVIRDAFDTASRRLRKLVALQQGRRRGAS
- a CDS encoding YhcH/YjgK/YiaL family protein codes for the protein MSRDWMVCVIVCSMAVGLAGCATDKEVAGTMERDTMIVDRLANAENYCDMHPLFEQAFAFLRRADLAQLPEGRHEIDGDRLFCLISKGPGRSRAEAPLEAHRKYIDIQYVIGGADEMGWKPTSTCVISAVPYDAEKDIEFFKDAPDRWTVVPAGSFAVFFPCDAHAPLVGTGTIHKAVLKIAVE